A stretch of Eleutherodactylus coqui strain aEleCoq1 chromosome 2, aEleCoq1.hap1, whole genome shotgun sequence DNA encodes these proteins:
- the DUSP26 gene encoding dual specificity protein phosphatase 26, with protein MTSRYSYHSSLLREPLQRDSNPSVFELEKLLYTGKSIKNHVDEVWPGLYLGDQEMAANNGELYRMHITHILNASHSHLRGGAENYKGMNILYMGIDAQDSPTFDMSVHFCPAADFIHKALRERGKVFVHCAVGVSRSATLVLAYLMIHHRKTLVEAITTVKDRRGIIPNRGFLRQLLELDSTLRGKR; from the exons ATGACTTCCAGATATTCTTATCACAGCTCATTGCTTAGAGAACCATTACAACGAGACAGCAATCCAAGTGTGTTTGAACTGGAGAAGCTCCTATATACTGGGAAATCTATAAAGAACCATGTGGATGAGGTGTGGCCAGGGCTCTACTTGGGAGATCA GGAGATGGCGGCCAATAATGGTGAACTATACCGGATGCATATCACTCACATCCTGAACGCTTCACACAGCCACTTGAGAGGAGGAGCGGAGAACTACAAAGGAATGAACATTCTGTACATGGGGATAGACGCTCAAGACTCCCCCACATTTGATATGAGTGTACATTTCTGCCCAGCAGCAGATTTTATTCACAAGGCCCTAAGAGAAAGAG GGAAAGTCTTTGTTCATTGTGCTGTAGGAGTGAGCAGATCGGCCACACTGGTGCTTGCATATCTCATGATTCACCATCGCAAGACTTTGGTTGAAGCTATTACCACAGTAAAAGACCGAAGAGGAATCATCCCTAACCGTGGATTTCTTCGTCAGTTACTAGAACTGGATAGCACCTTGAGGGGAAAGCGCTAA